A stretch of Suncus etruscus isolate mSunEtr1 chromosome 9, mSunEtr1.pri.cur, whole genome shotgun sequence DNA encodes these proteins:
- the LOC126017896 gene encoding mortality factor 4-like protein 1 codes for MRGAAPGKKTSGLQQKNVEVKTKKNKQKAPGNGDGGSTSETPQPPRKKRARVDPTVENEETFMNRVEVKVKIPEELKPWLVDDWDLITRQKQLFYLPAKKNVDSILEDYANYKKSRGNTDNKEYAVNEVVAGIKEYFNVMLGTQLLYKFERPQYAEILADHPDAPMSQVYGAPHLLRLFVRIGAMLAYTPLDEKSLALLLNYLHDFLKYLAKNSATLFSASDYEVAPPEYHRKAV; via the coding sequence ATGAGAGGGGCTGCCCCAGGAAAGAAGACATCTGGACTTCAACAGAAAAATGTCgaagtcaaaacaaaaaagaacaaacagaaagCTCCTGGGAATGGAGATGGTGGCAGTACCAGTGAAACACCTCAGCCTCCTCGGAAGAAAAGAGCCCGAGTAGATCCTACAGTTGAAAATGAGGAGACTTTTATGAACAGAGTTGAAGTTAAAGTAAAAATTCCTGAAGAACTAAAACCATGGCTGGTTGATGACTGGGATTTAATTACTCGACAGAAACAGCTCTTCTATCTCCCTGCCAAAAAAAATGTGGATTCCATTCTAGAGGATTATGCAAATTATAAGAAATCTCGTGGAAATACAGATAATAAGGAGTATGCTGTCAATGAAGTTGTGGCAGGGATAAAAGAGTACTTCAATGTAATGTTGGGCACTCAGCTTTTGTACAAATTTGAAAGACCACAATATGCTGAAATCCTGGCAGACCATCCTGATGCCCCCATGTCCCAGGTGTATGGCGCACCACACCTGCTGAGATTGTTTGTAAGAATTGGAGCAATGTTGGCCTATACACCTCTGGATGAGAAGAGTCTTGCATTATTACTGAATTACCTTCATGATTTTCTAAAGTACTTGGCGAAGAATTCTGCAACTCTGTTTAGTGCCAGTGACTATGAAGTGGCgcctcctgagtaccaccggaaAGCAGTGTGA